Proteins from one Arthrobacter sp. Soc17.1.1.1 genomic window:
- the ureG gene encoding urease accessory protein UreG, with product MSTPIIIGIGGPVGAGKTQLVERITRAMSAEVSMAAITNDIYTIEDARILAANSVLPEDRIIGVETGGCPHTAIREDTSMNEAAIDELKERHPDLQIIFVESGGDNLSATFSPELADFSIYIIDVAQGEKIPRKAGQGMIKSDLFVINKTDLAPHVGADLGVMEADSRVFRGSRPFCFTNLRTDEGLDSVLDWIRTDVLLLDLA from the coding sequence ATGAGCACCCCCATCATCATCGGCATCGGCGGACCGGTCGGCGCCGGAAAGACACAACTGGTCGAGCGGATCACCAGGGCGATGAGCGCCGAGGTATCCATGGCCGCGATAACCAATGACATCTACACCATCGAGGATGCGCGGATCCTCGCCGCCAATTCGGTTCTGCCCGAGGACCGCATCATCGGCGTCGAGACCGGCGGCTGTCCGCACACCGCGATCCGCGAGGACACCTCCATGAACGAAGCGGCGATCGATGAACTCAAGGAACGCCACCCGGACCTGCAGATCATCTTCGTGGAATCCGGCGGAGACAACCTCTCGGCAACCTTCAGCCCGGAGTTGGCCGACTTCTCCATCTACATCATCGACGTCGCCCAGGGAGAGAAGATCCCACGCAAGGCCGGCCAGGGCATGATCAAGTCGGACCTCTTCGTCATCAACAAGACGGACCTCGCACCGCACGTCGGGGCCGACCTCGGCGTGATGGAAGCCGATTCGAGGGTCTTTCGCGGGTCCCGTCCGTTCTGTTTCACCAACCTCCGGACGGACGAGGGCCTCGACAGCGTGCTCGACTGGATCCGCACGGACGTCCTCCTGCTCGACCTCGCGTGA
- a CDS encoding TetR/AcrR family transcriptional regulator — translation MSDPPAEDDAPGADPNRTQVAILAAYAELIDELGTDDVPFRLIARRAGVGERTIFRNYATRIDLLVATAAWIEQTIFVREDSPSVFDMPLAIREAMETYDQKPELAHVVAETTMRGVRGAAPSPRREYLDEMLRREVPTLDDVDRRAIVAALSHIDSAATWVVLHREFGMNRRDIADAAAWAAEAVLDPIRERVG, via the coding sequence ATGTCCGATCCGCCTGCGGAGGACGATGCCCCGGGTGCCGATCCCAATCGCACCCAGGTGGCAATTCTTGCCGCATATGCTGAGCTGATCGATGAGCTCGGCACCGACGACGTGCCGTTCCGGCTGATCGCACGTCGTGCCGGGGTGGGTGAGCGGACAATCTTCCGCAACTACGCGACCCGCATCGACCTGCTGGTGGCGACGGCGGCATGGATCGAGCAGACCATTTTCGTCCGCGAAGATTCACCGTCCGTCTTCGACATGCCCCTCGCCATCCGGGAGGCCATGGAGACCTATGACCAGAAGCCCGAGCTCGCCCACGTCGTCGCCGAAACGACGATGCGCGGCGTGAGAGGCGCGGCACCCTCGCCCCGACGGGAGTACCTCGACGAGATGCTGCGCCGCGAGGTTCCCACCCTCGACGACGTCGACCGGAGAGCCATTGTCGCGGCGCTCTCGCACATCGACTCGGCCGCCACCTGGGTCGTTCTGCATCGAGAGTTCGGCATGAACCGCCGGGACATCGCGGATGCGGCGGCCTGGGCCGCGGAGGCCGTGCTCGACCCGATCCGCGAACGCGTGGGCTGA
- a CDS encoding urease accessory protein UreD, which produces MTGRLQLRTARRADGRTVAAEQFSSGALRVLRPHYQDASGQALITVVNPGGGFLGADRYVVEYDGGPGSSALLTTQSATKIYRTPQGPARQHTKVRLAAGALLESVPDQLIAYRDAQFVQRTDVDLHPEACYFAAEVITPGWSPDAEPFTYQEVRLQTIIRCGGTPLLWDNLVLRPGTTDPRDLGWLEGRSHCASVVVAGPGVDRRCLDLIRELVDGFAGVHVGASLLSRPGLVLRALGQDTGTLTELIRQVGSVIRAEAWPGNAPSSWDLRKY; this is translated from the coding sequence TTGACGGGCAGACTGCAGTTGCGCACGGCCAGGCGGGCCGACGGCCGGACGGTCGCCGCGGAGCAGTTCTCCTCGGGGGCGCTGCGTGTCCTTCGCCCGCACTACCAGGATGCGTCGGGGCAAGCCCTCATCACGGTCGTCAATCCCGGCGGCGGATTCCTCGGTGCCGATCGTTACGTGGTCGAGTACGACGGCGGACCGGGCTCGTCCGCACTGCTCACCACGCAGTCGGCGACGAAGATCTACCGGACGCCACAGGGCCCGGCCCGTCAGCACACCAAAGTCAGGCTGGCCGCTGGGGCCCTGCTGGAAAGCGTGCCGGATCAGCTCATTGCCTACCGCGACGCACAGTTCGTCCAGCGGACCGACGTCGACCTGCACCCGGAAGCCTGCTACTTCGCAGCGGAAGTGATAACCCCTGGCTGGTCGCCGGACGCAGAGCCCTTCACGTACCAGGAAGTCCGGCTGCAAACCATCATCCGGTGCGGCGGGACCCCGCTGCTCTGGGACAACCTCGTGCTGCGTCCAGGCACAACGGATCCGCGGGATCTGGGCTGGCTCGAGGGCCGCAGCCACTGTGCGTCCGTGGTCGTCGCCGGCCCCGGCGTAGACCGGCGCTGCCTCGACCTCATCCGCGAACTCGTGGACGGCTTCGCTGGAGTCCACGTCGGCGCCTCGCTGCTCAGCCGTCCGGGCCTGGTGCTCCGCGCCCTGGGACAGGACACCGGGACGCTCACCGAACTGATCCGGCAGGTCGGGAGCGTCATCCGTGCCGAAGCATGGCCCGGCAACGCGCCGAGCTCGTGGGACCTGCGAAAGTACTGA
- a CDS encoding ATP-binding cassette domain-containing protein: MLEMNDIEAGYDRTLVLHGVTLPSADVVAVLGHNGAGKSTLLRVAIGLIRPRSGRVIFDGDDITSLAPNKRVARGMAYVPQGQQCFTQLTTMENLQLVADGRKNGKALIEQQLSRFPALEKFATRKAGLLSGGQRQQLAIARALITEPKLLILDEPTEGIQPTIVAEIEHSVMQLASQGLSVLLVEQHIGFALEAADKYLVLASGFTSSTGEGGLSSAEGVRAAMAI, encoded by the coding sequence ATGCTCGAGATGAACGACATCGAGGCCGGCTACGACCGAACACTCGTGCTGCACGGCGTGACACTGCCCAGCGCCGACGTGGTCGCCGTGCTCGGCCACAACGGCGCCGGGAAATCCACCCTGCTGCGGGTCGCGATCGGACTCATCAGGCCGCGTAGCGGCCGGGTGATCTTCGACGGAGACGACATCACGTCCCTCGCCCCCAACAAGCGGGTCGCCCGCGGCATGGCCTACGTGCCTCAGGGCCAACAGTGCTTCACGCAGCTGACAACCATGGAGAACCTTCAGCTCGTCGCCGATGGGCGCAAGAACGGGAAGGCACTCATCGAGCAGCAGCTTTCGCGCTTCCCAGCCCTGGAGAAATTCGCCACCCGGAAGGCGGGCCTGCTCTCGGGTGGGCAGCGTCAGCAGCTCGCGATCGCCCGGGCGCTCATCACCGAACCCAAACTGCTCATCCTCGACGAACCGACAGAAGGGATCCAGCCGACGATCGTGGCCGAGATCGAGCACTCGGTGATGCAGCTCGCGAGCCAGGGCCTCTCCGTACTGCTCGTCGAGCAGCACATCGGGTTCGCCCTCGAAGCTGCCGACAAGTATCTCGTACTCGCGAGCGGATTCACCTCGAGCACTGGCGAGGGTGGACTCTCCTCCGCCGAGGGCGTGCGCGCAGCCATGGCGATCTGA
- a CDS encoding aldo/keto reductase, with product MMTYQRLGTSGLSVSTVGLGCNNLGRAGTTSESQEGTDAVVHAAIDAGITLFDVADMYGKEPGVSEVQLGKALGSRRDDVVLATKFGLDMAGANGPDWGARGSRRYIVRAAEASLRRLGTDWIDLYQYHAPDTLTPVEETLAALDDLVTSGKVRYLGHSNFAGWQLAEAEFTARSGGYTPFISAQNPYSLLDRRLEREVVPAAEAYGLGILPYFPLANGLLTGKYRRNEVPAGSRLTHSRKNVLETADWDQLEAFSAFARERDLTEVQVAFSWLAAQPSVGSVIAGATSPEQVRQNAAAAAWSPSDEDLAELDRIFPSPAA from the coding sequence ATGATGACCTATCAAAGACTGGGCACCTCCGGGCTCAGCGTTTCCACCGTCGGGCTCGGCTGCAACAACCTGGGCAGGGCCGGCACCACCTCCGAGTCGCAGGAGGGCACCGACGCCGTGGTGCATGCGGCGATCGACGCCGGCATCACGCTCTTCGACGTCGCCGACATGTACGGCAAGGAGCCCGGCGTCAGCGAGGTCCAGCTGGGCAAGGCGCTGGGCAGCCGGCGCGACGACGTCGTGCTCGCCACGAAGTTCGGCCTGGACATGGCCGGCGCGAACGGACCCGACTGGGGTGCACGCGGCTCGCGCCGCTACATCGTCCGGGCGGCAGAGGCGTCCCTCCGGCGCCTCGGGACCGACTGGATCGACTTGTACCAGTACCACGCTCCGGACACCCTCACGCCCGTCGAGGAGACCCTCGCGGCCCTCGACGACCTCGTCACGAGCGGGAAGGTCCGCTACCTGGGGCACTCCAACTTCGCGGGCTGGCAGCTCGCCGAGGCGGAGTTCACAGCGCGCAGCGGCGGCTACACGCCCTTCATCTCGGCGCAGAACCCCTACAGCCTGCTGGACCGGCGGCTGGAACGCGAGGTCGTGCCTGCCGCGGAGGCCTACGGTCTCGGCATCCTGCCGTACTTCCCCCTCGCCAACGGCCTCCTGACCGGCAAGTACCGCCGCAACGAGGTGCCGGCCGGCAGCAGGCTCACGCACTCCCGCAAGAACGTGCTGGAGACCGCGGACTGGGACCAGCTCGAGGCGTTCTCGGCGTTCGCCCGCGAACGGGACCTGACCGAGGTGCAGGTGGCGTTCTCGTGGCTCGCGGCCCAGCCATCGGTCGGATCCGTCATCGCGGGCGCCACCTCGCCCGAGCAGGTGCGCCAGAACGCGGCGGCTGCCGCCTGGTCGCCGTCGGACGAGGATCTCGCGGAACTGGACCGGATCTTCCCCAGCCCCGCCGCCTGA
- the urtD gene encoding urea ABC transporter ATP-binding protein UrtD — translation MTTANSSLIVTDLRVEFDGFVAVGGVSFDAHPGEVRFLIGPNGAGKTTCIDAITGLSKGTGSVKLGDQELLGTPVNKIVRLGVGRTFQTASVFEQLSVLQNLDIAAGLYRSAFSLLRARRGVDPRIEEALEEIGLAGERETPAGILSHGQKQWLEIGMMLVQDPRALLLDEPVAGMSQDERTATGELLQRIAARRTVLVVEHDMDFMRRYASRVTVLHQGTVLSEGTVADVQADSRVQEVYLGTAAAPTITGMMAVPEGSPALADRVSSSATQTKGA, via the coding sequence ATGACCACCGCGAACAGTTCACTGATCGTCACCGACCTGCGCGTCGAATTCGACGGTTTCGTCGCCGTTGGAGGGGTCTCGTTCGACGCCCATCCCGGCGAGGTGCGATTCCTCATCGGCCCGAACGGCGCGGGCAAGACGACCTGCATCGATGCCATCACCGGTCTGTCCAAAGGCACCGGATCGGTGAAGCTCGGCGATCAGGAGCTCCTGGGGACGCCCGTCAACAAGATCGTCCGGTTGGGCGTCGGCCGCACCTTCCAGACGGCGAGCGTGTTCGAGCAGCTCTCGGTGCTGCAGAACCTCGATATCGCGGCGGGATTGTACCGCTCGGCGTTTTCCCTCCTCCGCGCCCGGCGCGGTGTCGATCCACGGATCGAGGAGGCGTTGGAGGAGATCGGGCTCGCCGGCGAGCGGGAGACTCCCGCGGGCATCCTGTCCCACGGCCAGAAGCAGTGGCTGGAGATCGGGATGATGCTCGTGCAGGACCCTCGAGCCCTTCTGCTCGACGAACCCGTGGCGGGCATGAGTCAGGACGAGCGGACTGCGACGGGCGAGCTCCTGCAGCGTATCGCCGCGCGCCGCACCGTCCTCGTCGTCGAGCACGACATGGACTTCATGCGCCGCTACGCGTCGCGTGTCACGGTCCTGCACCAGGGCACAGTGCTCTCTGAGGGCACCGTGGCGGACGTTCAGGCGGATTCTCGGGTCCAGGAGGTCTACCTCGGCACGGCGGCCGCGCCGACGATCACCGGGATGATGGCCGTCCCCGAGGGGTCCCCCGCGCTGGCCGATCGTGTTTCGTCCTCCGCGACTCAGACGAAGGGTGCCTGA
- the ureE gene encoding urease accessory protein UreE — MIVESVLFNLHDLDPETAEELKNLHREKVVLPGAELTKRIQRFSTDHGRELGLRLPAGSSDLRDGDVLLREETNLVMVSVLPTDVLIIKPADIGQALFTAHSLGNRHLQAQFLEADGDEGSAVMVVQYDHTVESFLDAHGVTYERKERVMPVPFRHAEHTH; from the coding sequence ATGATCGTGGAATCCGTACTGTTCAACCTGCATGACCTCGACCCGGAAACCGCTGAGGAGCTGAAGAACCTGCACCGCGAGAAGGTGGTGCTGCCGGGCGCGGAGCTCACCAAGCGGATCCAGCGGTTCTCCACCGACCACGGTCGGGAGCTCGGGCTGCGTTTGCCCGCCGGCAGCAGCGACCTGCGCGACGGAGATGTCCTCCTCCGTGAGGAGACCAACTTGGTGATGGTCTCGGTCCTGCCCACCGACGTCCTGATCATCAAACCCGCCGACATCGGGCAGGCACTCTTCACGGCGCACTCGCTGGGCAACCGGCACCTGCAGGCCCAGTTCCTCGAAGCAGACGGCGACGAGGGTTCCGCCGTCATGGTGGTGCAGTACGACCACACGGTCGAAAGCTTCCTCGATGCCCACGGCGTCACCTACGAACGGAAAGAACGGGTCATGCCGGTACCCTTCCGCCATGCCGAGCACACCCATTAG
- a CDS encoding urease accessory protein UreF — protein MPSTPIRTTAESAPATATGEGADSAAHLNLLLQLGDSALPTGAFSHSYGLESYLADGTIGGEEELRQWLLAYLHTQLTCTDALAMRWVYEGRSASGELDVLLDAAVVPVQVRAASHKMGRQLARIVPELLPSAAAPRGGWPRHYCLVFALAGQAAGIALLPLLQTYLMGSVTSLVQNAVRGVPLGQLAGQRVLAGLRAPVSVAARRALELGDDDFGTTAPGLEIAQMRHEHLRARMFMS, from the coding sequence ATGCCGAGCACACCCATTAGGACGACGGCGGAATCCGCCCCAGCCACGGCCACAGGCGAGGGCGCAGATTCAGCCGCGCACCTCAACCTGCTGCTGCAACTCGGGGACTCGGCCCTCCCCACGGGTGCGTTCAGCCACTCCTACGGACTGGAGAGCTACCTCGCCGACGGCACGATCGGCGGCGAGGAGGAGCTCCGCCAGTGGCTCCTCGCTTATCTGCACACCCAGCTGACCTGCACGGACGCCCTCGCAATGCGCTGGGTCTATGAGGGCCGCAGCGCATCGGGCGAGCTGGATGTCCTGCTCGATGCCGCCGTCGTCCCGGTGCAGGTGCGCGCCGCCAGCCACAAGATGGGTAGGCAACTCGCGCGGATCGTACCCGAGCTCCTGCCCTCGGCCGCCGCACCCCGGGGCGGTTGGCCGCGGCACTACTGCCTGGTCTTCGCCCTCGCCGGACAGGCCGCAGGCATCGCTCTGCTGCCGCTCCTGCAGACCTACTTGATGGGCTCGGTGACGTCCCTGGTGCAGAACGCGGTGCGCGGCGTACCGCTCGGACAGTTGGCGGGCCAGCGGGTCCTTGCCGGCTTGCGCGCACCTGTCAGTGTGGCCGCACGTCGGGCCCTCGAGCTGGGCGACGACGATTTCGGCACCACCGCGCCGGGACTGGAGATCGCGCAGATGCGCCACGAGCACCTGCGCGCACGCATGTTCATGAGCTGA
- a CDS encoding urease subunit gamma, with protein sequence MRLTDREQEKLMIVVAADLARRRQSRGLKLNYPEAVAILSYELLEGARDGRSVADLMSYGITILTLDDVMEGVPEMIHDVQIEATFPDGTKLVTVHNPIRIDS encoded by the coding sequence ATGCGCCTTACAGACCGCGAGCAGGAAAAACTCATGATCGTGGTGGCCGCCGATCTGGCGCGGCGCCGGCAATCTCGCGGTCTGAAGCTCAACTACCCCGAGGCCGTCGCCATCCTGAGCTATGAGCTGCTCGAGGGAGCACGCGACGGTCGCTCGGTCGCTGATCTGATGTCCTACGGGATCACCATCCTCACCCTCGACGACGTCATGGAAGGGGTTCCGGAAATGATCCACGACGTGCAGATCGAGGCGACCTTCCCCGACGGCACCAAGCTCGTCACCGTCCACAACCCCATCAGGATCGATTCATGA
- the ureC gene encoding urease subunit alpha produces MSFEISRQQYADLYGPTTGDRIRLADTSLFLEIEQDLTTYGEEAVFGGGKTIRDGMGHNGHSVRSDGIPDTVITNVVIIDHGGIVKGDVALRDGHILAIGKAGNPDVQDGVDITIGVNTEIIAGERKILTAGGIDTHIHFISPAQVPTALASGITTMIGGGTGPAEGTKATTVTPGAWHISRMLQAAEGLPVNIGLLGKGHASAEEPLAEQIRAGAIGLKIHEDWGATHAAIDTSLRVADAFDVQVAIHTDTLNECGFLEDTIAAIDGRVIHTFHTEGAGGGHAPDIIAIAGLDNVLPASTNPTIPFTRNTAEEHLDMLMVCHHLNPDIPEDVAFADSRIRPETIAAEDVLHDLGVFSIMSSDSQAMGRVGEVITRTWQLASVMKDRRGPIGQEGPDAEANDNFRIRRYVAKYTINPALAQGIADSVGSVEPGKFADLVLWDPAFFGVKPDLVIKGGQIINSVMGDPNASIPTPQPQTLRPAFAAYGTALADACITFLPQAAIDAGVPTSLGLRRRIRAVSGCRDVRKQDLVLNAETPDIRVDPQTYRVEVDGVEATCEPVTELPMAQRYFLF; encoded by the coding sequence ATGAGCTTCGAGATCTCCCGGCAGCAGTACGCGGACCTCTACGGACCGACCACCGGCGACAGAATCCGGCTGGCCGATACTTCCCTGTTCCTCGAGATCGAGCAGGACCTCACCACGTACGGTGAGGAAGCCGTGTTCGGCGGCGGCAAGACCATCCGGGACGGCATGGGACACAACGGGCACTCCGTGCGAAGCGACGGTATCCCGGACACGGTCATCACCAATGTCGTCATCATCGACCACGGCGGCATCGTGAAGGGCGACGTGGCACTGCGCGACGGCCACATCCTGGCGATCGGCAAGGCCGGGAACCCGGACGTGCAGGACGGCGTGGATATCACGATCGGCGTGAACACGGAGATCATCGCCGGCGAGCGGAAGATCCTCACCGCCGGCGGCATCGATACGCATATCCACTTCATTTCACCCGCGCAGGTTCCCACTGCCCTGGCCAGCGGGATCACCACCATGATCGGCGGCGGTACCGGCCCCGCCGAGGGCACCAAGGCCACCACTGTCACTCCCGGTGCGTGGCACATCAGCCGCATGCTGCAGGCGGCGGAGGGCCTGCCGGTGAACATCGGCCTCCTCGGGAAAGGTCACGCGAGCGCAGAAGAACCACTCGCCGAGCAGATCAGGGCGGGAGCCATAGGACTGAAGATCCACGAGGACTGGGGTGCTACCCACGCTGCCATCGACACCTCGCTGCGCGTCGCGGATGCCTTCGATGTCCAGGTGGCCATCCACACCGACACCCTCAACGAGTGCGGCTTCCTGGAGGACACCATTGCCGCAATTGACGGCCGCGTCATCCACACCTTCCACACCGAGGGAGCCGGAGGCGGACACGCCCCGGACATCATCGCGATCGCCGGCCTGGACAATGTACTTCCGGCCTCGACCAATCCGACCATCCCGTTCACCCGCAACACGGCCGAGGAACACCTCGATATGTTGATGGTCTGCCATCACCTCAACCCCGACATCCCCGAGGACGTCGCTTTCGCGGATTCCCGGATCCGCCCTGAAACCATCGCCGCTGAGGACGTCCTGCATGACCTCGGCGTCTTCTCGATCATGTCCTCCGACTCCCAGGCGATGGGAAGGGTCGGCGAGGTGATCACCCGTACCTGGCAGCTGGCCTCTGTCATGAAGGACCGCCGCGGACCGATCGGCCAGGAGGGCCCGGACGCAGAGGCGAACGACAACTTCCGGATCCGACGCTACGTGGCGAAGTACACGATCAACCCGGCTCTGGCCCAGGGCATCGCGGACAGTGTCGGGTCAGTGGAACCGGGTAAGTTCGCCGACCTGGTGCTCTGGGATCCGGCGTTCTTCGGGGTGAAGCCCGACCTGGTGATCAAGGGCGGTCAGATCATCAATTCCGTCATGGGTGATCCCAACGCGTCGATTCCGACGCCTCAGCCACAGACCCTGCGGCCGGCCTTCGCCGCCTACGGCACCGCGTTGGCCGACGCCTGTATCACCTTCCTGCCACAGGCGGCGATCGACGCCGGCGTACCGACGTCATTGGGCCTGCGTCGGCGCATCAGGGCGGTTTCCGGTTGCCGGGACGTGCGGAAGCAGGACTTGGTCCTGAACGCGGAAACGCCAGACATCCGTGTCGATCCCCAGACCTACCGGGTCGAGGTCGACGGAGTCGAAGCCACGTGCGAGCCCGTGACCGAGCTGCCGATGGCCCAGCGCTACTTTCTCTTCTAG
- a CDS encoding TetR/AcrR family transcriptional regulator, producing MAETVHTPTAILDCATASLREHPFDDISYRALGDAVGVSERTVYRHFPTRSHLLEALGQRLEETEFPLGAFVTIPEFIDAAKARFRAFDEAPAFAFVCARAASLSPTGQPEPTFFTRTILAMLETAHPSLNTRDLHRVAAALRYFAAAQFWARMRSGFDMDALEISEVFERTVMQALDDLPTGTHDVKARRR from the coding sequence ATGGCGGAGACCGTCCACACACCAACCGCGATCCTCGACTGCGCAACGGCCTCCCTGCGAGAGCACCCGTTCGACGACATCTCGTATCGTGCTCTCGGCGACGCCGTCGGCGTCTCCGAGCGCACGGTCTATCGGCATTTCCCGACACGGTCTCATCTGCTGGAGGCGCTCGGGCAGCGGCTCGAGGAAACCGAGTTCCCGCTCGGCGCCTTCGTCACCATCCCCGAATTCATCGACGCGGCGAAGGCTCGGTTCCGCGCCTTCGATGAGGCGCCGGCGTTCGCCTTCGTCTGCGCACGCGCGGCGTCCCTCTCGCCGACCGGTCAGCCGGAGCCCACATTCTTCACGCGTACCATCCTCGCGATGCTCGAGACCGCACATCCGTCGTTGAACACCCGCGACCTGCATCGCGTAGCGGCTGCACTGCGCTACTTCGCCGCGGCGCAATTCTGGGCGCGGATGCGCAGCGGATTCGACATGGACGCGCTGGAGATCTCGGAGGTCTTCGAGCGCACCGTCATGCAGGCCCTCGACGACCTGCCCACCGGGACGCACGACGTGAAGGCCCGGCGCCGCTGA
- a CDS encoding purine-cytosine permease family protein — protein sequence MREALKVATVARADDARAAAEDSLEDYAFRYVPRSFRRWSAGSIGITALGSIAFLADFSIGASIGIEHGTNNAVLGILLASVTIFLVGLPIAYYAARYNLDLDLIARGSGFGYYGSSITTVIFAIFTCIFFALEGAIMAQGIEAATGLPLPVGYLISTIVVIPIVIYGIRALERLQYWTTPLWLALALLPLVWVVVSDPEAVRAFASFTGNSDGGIDLGAIVASAAVCFALTPQLAEQIDVIRAMPPRTRSNVRAWWTSLLFAGPGWVLFSGVKQIIGVFLAVYLLTRTAPDLGIRAAEPVRQFVGLYSALMPEWLAIGLALILVVTAQVKINVTNAYSGSLAWSNVYTRITKTYPGRSVFMYFNLVIALGLMWMDVFSLISFVLSLYANVVMAWLVTIAADIAINKHILRLSPLFPEFRRGMLFDWNPVGLVSVGLASGLSLAAFGGLFGAAVRPFSVLIAIGVALVMTPVMAIVTCGRYYRRRQTDGIASPLLDAEGNPSGERLRCHVTGYTFERPDMLASAERGPRGETQYVSSLALTLDKSNRYVLPAEPAPVRRRMFRRKDDTAAKRFDGGGS from the coding sequence ATGCGCGAGGCCCTGAAGGTAGCGACGGTGGCGAGGGCTGACGACGCGCGGGCAGCCGCTGAGGACAGCCTGGAGGATTACGCCTTCCGCTACGTCCCGCGCTCCTTCCGCCGGTGGAGCGCCGGCTCGATCGGCATCACGGCTCTCGGGTCGATTGCCTTCCTCGCAGATTTCTCGATCGGTGCCAGCATCGGTATCGAGCACGGCACCAACAACGCCGTGCTCGGCATCCTGCTCGCCTCCGTCACGATCTTCCTCGTCGGTCTGCCGATCGCCTACTACGCCGCGCGATACAACCTCGATCTCGACCTCATCGCCCGGGGGTCGGGGTTCGGGTACTACGGATCGTCCATCACCACTGTCATCTTCGCGATCTTCACGTGCATCTTCTTCGCCCTGGAGGGCGCGATCATGGCGCAGGGTATCGAGGCGGCCACAGGTCTGCCCCTGCCCGTGGGTTACCTGATCTCGACGATCGTCGTCATCCCGATCGTGATCTACGGCATCCGGGCGCTCGAGCGGTTGCAGTACTGGACCACGCCGCTCTGGCTCGCCCTCGCCCTCCTGCCCCTGGTATGGGTCGTCGTGTCGGACCCCGAGGCCGTTCGTGCGTTCGCCTCCTTCACGGGCAACTCCGACGGCGGGATCGACCTGGGCGCGATCGTCGCCAGTGCCGCCGTATGCTTCGCGCTGACCCCGCAGCTCGCAGAGCAGATCGACGTCATCCGTGCGATGCCGCCGCGCACGCGCAGCAACGTCCGGGCCTGGTGGACGTCGCTGCTGTTCGCCGGCCCCGGATGGGTGCTCTTCAGCGGGGTCAAGCAGATCATCGGCGTGTTCCTCGCCGTCTACCTCCTCACCCGCACTGCTCCCGATCTCGGCATCCGCGCCGCCGAACCCGTTCGGCAGTTCGTGGGTCTCTACTCAGCGCTCATGCCCGAATGGCTGGCGATCGGACTGGCGCTGATCCTCGTCGTCACCGCCCAGGTGAAGATCAACGTCACGAACGCCTACTCGGGCTCCCTCGCCTGGTCGAACGTGTACACGCGCATCACCAAGACGTACCCGGGCCGCTCCGTCTTCATGTATTTCAACCTCGTGATCGCGCTGGGGTTGATGTGGATGGACGTCTTCAGCCTCATCTCGTTCGTGCTCAGCCTGTACGCGAACGTCGTCATGGCCTGGCTCGTGACGATCGCCGCGGACATCGCTATCAACAAGCACATCCTCCGGCTCTCTCCACTCTTCCCCGAGTTCCGGCGCGGGATGCTGTTCGACTGGAATCCTGTGGGTCTCGTATCGGTAGGGCTCGCTTCCGGGTTGTCCCTCGCGGCATTCGGTGGCCTCTTCGGTGCTGCGGTCCGCCCGTTCTCGGTGCTCATCGCGATCGGTGTGGCCCTCGTGATGACACCCGTGATGGCGATCGTCACGTGCGGCCGCTATTACCGTCGTCGCCAGACCGACGGTATCGCCTCTCCCCTCCTCGACGCCGAGGGCAATCCGTCCGGCGAGAGATTGCGGTGCCATGTCACCGGCTACACCTTCGAGCGTCCGGATATGCTGGCATCGGCGGAACGCGGTCCTCGCGGGGAGACGCAGTACGTCTCGTCGCTGGCCCTGACACTCGACAAATCCAACCGGTATGTCCTTCCGGCGGAACCGGCACCGGTGCGCCGGAGGATGTTCCGCCGGAAAGACGACACTGCAGCGAAGCGCTTTGACGGAGGAGGATCGTGA
- a CDS encoding urease subunit beta, whose translation MIPGEYRLRDGMVSINAGRTPLELDVVNTGDRPVQVGSHFHFAEANAALSFDRDAAHGYRLDIPSGTAARFEPGDRRQVRLIPIGGHRQVHGLRNLVNGPLDPDSDAAKDAGRDTA comes from the coding sequence ATGATCCCCGGTGAGTACCGGTTACGGGATGGCATGGTGTCCATCAATGCCGGGCGCACCCCCCTCGAACTCGATGTCGTCAACACCGGTGACCGCCCGGTCCAGGTGGGCTCGCACTTCCACTTCGCCGAGGCCAACGCGGCGTTGAGCTTCGACCGGGACGCCGCACACGGGTACCGCCTGGACATACCGTCCGGAACTGCCGCCCGCTTCGAGCCCGGAGACCGGCGCCAGGTCCGGCTGATCCCGATCGGTGGGCACCGGCAGGTACACGGACTGCGGAATCTCGTGAACGGCCCGCTGGATCCGGACTCGGATGCAGCGAAGGATGCAGGAAGGGACACGGCATGA